Proteins encoded within one genomic window of Etheostoma cragini isolate CJK2018 chromosome 21, CSU_Ecrag_1.0, whole genome shotgun sequence:
- the mrm1 gene encoding rRNA methyltransferase 1, mitochondrial encodes MGVFSISLHHKLLLVGTRRLNRIIFQFAGHHVSATLLRPEDSSSNPVVKRQRRVSNISIVQRKRVASDGWQKHERSVQSKAWNNEIPVFQRKGEDGRVSSELRRLSLDDFPAEKEKMAGQRSTVDSRAENYEVVFGIAPCLLALTQGRRQARKLFVKDGEASQRASVIQVCEEARGRGVQVQRVSKKDLDKMSWGRVHQGVCLQASPLGYLTEDGDSAPNRGDTPLWLVLERIQDPMNLGAILRSAYFLGVDRVLSSLRHSCPLSPVVSKASSGIMEVIGVYGYENLEDMLRLKVAQGWQVVGTVGAGAEETRTPVVQCSDFQMTQPTVLLMGGEGEGLSPQLLSLCRTLLTIPAGRELFPGIESLNVSVATGILLHSLLSSRRSTR; translated from the coding sequence ATGGGGGTATTCAGTATATCACTTCACCACAAATTGTTGCTTGTTGGGACTAGAAGATTAAACAGGATAATCTTTCAGTTTGCGGGTCACCATGTCTCAGCGACCCTCCTGCGCCCAgaggacagcagcagcaacccTGTGGTGAAGAGACAACGCAGGGTGTCAAACATCTCCATTGTCCAACGTAAGCGTGTTGCATCTGATGGATGGCAGAAACATGAGAGGTCAGTCCAGAGCAAAGCTTGGAACAATGAGATCCCAGTGTTTCAGCGGAAGGGAGAAGACGGCAGAGTGTCCTCTGAACTCAGGAGGCTGAGTCTGGACGATTTCCCTgcagagaaggagaagatgGCGGGACAGAGGTCAACAGTGGACTCCAGAGCTGAGAACTATGAGGTAGTTTTTGGCATCGCCCCCTGTCTCTTGGCTCTGACCCAGGGTAGAAGGCAGGCCCGGAAACTGTTTGTAAAAGACGGGGAGGCCTCTCAGAGGGCGTCTGTGATACAGGTCTGTGAGGAGGCTCGTGGGCGAGGAGTACAAGTCCAGCGGGTCAGTAAGAAAGATCTGGACAAGATGTCTTGGGGGCGAGTACACCAAGGCGTGTGTCTGCAAGCAAGTCCTCTGGGCTACCTCACAGAGGACGGAGACTCTGCACCAAACCGAGGAGACACCCCCCTCTGGCTCGTCCTGGAGAGAATTCAGGACCCGATGAATCTCGGTGCCATCCTGCGGTCGGCTTATTTCCTCGGTGTGGACAGAGTCCTCAGCAGTCTTCGTCACAGCTGTCCTTTGTCCCCAGTGGTCAGCAAGGCCAGCTCGGGCATCATGGAGGTGATTGGGGTGTACGGATACGAAAACCTGGAAGACATGCTGAGGTTGAAGGTGGCACAGGGCTGGCAGGTGGTTGGCACAGTGGGGGCAGGAGCCGAGGAGACCAGGACTCCTGTGGTCCAGTGTTCAGACTTCCAGATGACCCAACCCACGGTGTTGTTGATGGGGGGTGAGGGTGAGGGATTGTCCCCCCAGCTGCTGTCTCTGTGCCGAACCCTCCTCACCATCCCAGCTGGCAGAGAGCTGTTCCCCGGGATAGAGTCTCTCAACGTCTCCGTGGCGACAGGCATCCTGCTTCACTCGCTGCTGTCCTCCAGGAGGTCGACCAGATGA
- the msl1b gene encoding male-specific lethal 1 homolog isoform X1 yields MTLRSTLFPNTGFKQDADTNDFDKTHFGPATVSPVSIKRESCDFVIDVQNAHGGEIPSKSQDLGQNYMTSKVSLAATVAEDNKTVGILSPVRQMGGEGTPVKGKPLSADNMDNPQMALNNNPKDGVADDSAKGVVPGVLGTASIELSSEGKWRNIRKTPANPHTQANCLRQILLLQLDLIEQQQQQLQSKDKEIDELKSDKETLLARIERMERRLQLTKKDPPRDKRLFQPLEPWTPDKEDMWDLEVEESPQPNTATPLAFSRGGKGQKRKSCFGDAKVQKSRGKSAKLSPQKPEIQPGSPNQRELRSKETPEKTLPMRSGPERDLMLPCKEEPGLNCQIEDLPFMSTTEMYLCCWNQPPLSPLRETSSKKEEEVASEWTPHVVHDMLIVFPSWRENHIEPLEEDYSFIPSEPLDDNVFLKRHAKLELDEKRRKRWDIQRIREQRMFQRLQQRMNRKKVVPETEPELSSFYPDTEDVETIVITPFLPVVAFGRPLPKLSQQNFELPWLDERSRCRIEVSKKQTPHRTCRK; encoded by the exons ATGACTCTGAGGTCCACACTGTTTCCAAATACAGGATTCAAGCAGGACGCTGACACCAACGACTTTGACAAAACGCATTTCGGGCCCGCCACCGTGAGCCCCGTGAGCATCAAGAGGGAGTCCTGCGACTTTGTTATAGATGTTCAAAACGCACACGGGGGCGAGATCCCGAGCAAATCACAGGACTTAGGCCAGAATTACATGACAAGCAAAGTTTCCCTCGCGGCCACAGTTGCAGAAGACAATAAAACTGTGGGGATATTGTCCCCTGTCAGACAAATGGGGGGTGAGGGAACCCCAGTGAAAGGTAAACCTCTCTCTGCTGACAACATGGATAACCCTCAGATGGCTCTAAACAATAACCCCAAGGATGGAGTTGCGGATGACAGTGCAAAGGGGGTTGTCCCGGGAGTCCTGGGCACAGCATCCATTGAACTCTCCTCTGAGGGCAAGTGGAGGAACATCAGGAAGACCCCCGCAAATCCCCACACACAGGCCAACTGCCTCCGGCAGATTCTCCTCCTCCAATTGGACCTTATtgaacaacagcaacaacagctgcaGTCCAAGGATAAGGAGATAGATGAGCTCAAATCAGACAAGGAGACA CTGCTTGCACGTATTGAGCGCATGGAGCGTCGCTTGCAGCTCACAAAGAAGGACCCACCGCGTGACAAGCGCCTTTTCCAGCCCCTGGAGCCATGGACCCCTGACAAGGAGGACATGTGGGATCTGGAAGTAGAGGAGAGTCCACAGCCCAACACAGCCACTCCACTCGCCTTTAGTCGGGGTGGCAAAGGTCAAAAGAG GAAATCTTGCTTTGGAGATGCAAAAGTCCAGAAATCCCGGGGCAAAAGTGCCAAGCTCAGTCCCCAAAAGCCCGAGATTCAGCCGGGCTCTCCCAATCAGAGAGAGCTGCGCAGTAAAGAAACCCCAGAGAAGACCCTTCCCATGAGGTCGGGGCCAGAAAGGGACCTCATGCTCCCGTGCAAAGAGGAGCCCGGGCTGAACTGTCAGATCGAAGACCTGCCGTTCATGTCTACTACAGAGATGTACCTCTGTTGCTGGAACCaacctcctctgtctcctctgcgTGAGACTTCCTCTAAAAAGGAAGAAGAGGTGGCCAGTGAGTGGACTCCTCATGTAGTACATGATATGCTGATTGTTT TTCCATCGTGGAGGGAAAATCACATAGAGCCTTTGGAAGAGGACTACTCCTTTATTCCCTCTGAG CCGCTGGatgacaatgtgtttttaaaacgcCACGCGAAGCtggagttggatgagaagaggaggaaaag GTGGGACATCCAGCGAATCAGAGAGCAGCGCATGTTTCAGCGTTTGCAGCAGCGCATGAACAGGAAGAAAGTCGTCCCTGAGACTGAGCCGGAGCTCTCGTCCTTCTATCCCGACACTGAAGATG TTGAAACTATAGTGATCACGCCCTTCTTGCCTGTTGTTGCATTTGGCCGGCCGTTGCCCAAACTCTCACAACA GAACTTCGAGCTGCCTTGGCTGGATGAGCGAAGCCGATGTCGCATCGAGGTGTCAAAAAAACAGACCCCTCACCGGACCTGTCGGAAGTGA
- the chmp2a gene encoding charged multivesicular body protein 2a: protein MDFLFGKRKTPEEMLKQNQRALNRAMRELDRERMKLEQQEKKIIADIKKMAKQGQMDAVKIMAKDLVRTRRYVKKFIMMKANIQAVSLKIQTLKSNNSMAQAMKGVTKAMATMNRQLKLPQIQKIMMEFERQSEIMDMKEEMMNDAIDDAMGDEDDEEESDTIVSQVLDELGLNLSDELSNLPSTGGSLSVAGGKKQEPQAALADADADLEERLNNLRRD from the exons ATGGACTTCCTGTTTGGGAAGAGGAAAACTCCGGAGGAGATGCTGAAGCAGAATCAGAGGGCGCTCAACCGAGCCATGCGAGAACTGGACCGAGAGCGAATGAAACTGGAGCAACAGGAGAAAAAGATCATCGCTGACATCAAGAAGATGGCCAAGCAGGGACAAATG GACGCCGTCAAGATCATGGCCAAGGATTTGGTTCGCACGCGGCGCTACGTCAAGAAGTTCATCATGATGAAAGCCAACATCCAGGCCGTCAGTCTAAAGATACAGACGCTCAAGTCCAACAACAGCATGGCGCAGGCCATGAAAGGCGTCACCAAGGCCATGGCCACCATGAACAGACAG CTGAAACTGCCTCAGATTCAGAAGATCATGATGGAGTTTGAGCGGCAGAGTGAAATCAtggacatgaaagaggagatgATGAACGACGCCATCGACGATGCCATGGGCGATGAGGATGACGAGGAGGAGAG CGACACCATCGTGTCCCAAGTCTTGGACGAGCTGGGTCTCAATCTGTCCGACGAACTGTCAA ATCTCCCAAGCACCGGAGGCAGCCTGTCGGTGGCCGGAGGGAAGAAGCAGGAGCCCCAGGCCGCCCTGGCTGACGCAGACGCCGATCTGGAGGAGCGGCTGAATAACCTCCGAAGAGATTGA
- the msl1b gene encoding male-specific lethal 1 homolog isoform X2 → MTLRSTLFPNTGFKQDADTNDFDKTHFGPATVSPVSIKRESCDFVIDVQNAHGGEIPSKSQDLGQNYMTSKVSLAATVAEDNKTVGILSPVRQMGGEGTPVKGKPLSADNMDNPQMALNNNPKDGVADDSAKGVVPGVLGTASIELSSEGKWRNIRKTPANPHTQANCLRQILLLQLDLIEQQQQQLQSKDKEIDELKSDKETLLARIERMERRLQLTKKDPPRDKRLFQPLEPWTPDKEDMWDLEVEESPQPNTATPLAFSRGGKGQKRKSCFGDAKVQKSRGKSAKLSPQKPEIQPGSPNQRELRSKETPEKTLPMRSGPERDLMLPCKEEPGLNCQIEDLPFMSTTEMYLCCWNQPPLSPLRETSSKKEEEVAIPSWRENHIEPLEEDYSFIPSEPLDDNVFLKRHAKLELDEKRRKRWDIQRIREQRMFQRLQQRMNRKKVVPETEPELSSFYPDTEDVETIVITPFLPVVAFGRPLPKLSQQNFELPWLDERSRCRIEVSKKQTPHRTCRK, encoded by the exons ATGACTCTGAGGTCCACACTGTTTCCAAATACAGGATTCAAGCAGGACGCTGACACCAACGACTTTGACAAAACGCATTTCGGGCCCGCCACCGTGAGCCCCGTGAGCATCAAGAGGGAGTCCTGCGACTTTGTTATAGATGTTCAAAACGCACACGGGGGCGAGATCCCGAGCAAATCACAGGACTTAGGCCAGAATTACATGACAAGCAAAGTTTCCCTCGCGGCCACAGTTGCAGAAGACAATAAAACTGTGGGGATATTGTCCCCTGTCAGACAAATGGGGGGTGAGGGAACCCCAGTGAAAGGTAAACCTCTCTCTGCTGACAACATGGATAACCCTCAGATGGCTCTAAACAATAACCCCAAGGATGGAGTTGCGGATGACAGTGCAAAGGGGGTTGTCCCGGGAGTCCTGGGCACAGCATCCATTGAACTCTCCTCTGAGGGCAAGTGGAGGAACATCAGGAAGACCCCCGCAAATCCCCACACACAGGCCAACTGCCTCCGGCAGATTCTCCTCCTCCAATTGGACCTTATtgaacaacagcaacaacagctgcaGTCCAAGGATAAGGAGATAGATGAGCTCAAATCAGACAAGGAGACA CTGCTTGCACGTATTGAGCGCATGGAGCGTCGCTTGCAGCTCACAAAGAAGGACCCACCGCGTGACAAGCGCCTTTTCCAGCCCCTGGAGCCATGGACCCCTGACAAGGAGGACATGTGGGATCTGGAAGTAGAGGAGAGTCCACAGCCCAACACAGCCACTCCACTCGCCTTTAGTCGGGGTGGCAAAGGTCAAAAGAG GAAATCTTGCTTTGGAGATGCAAAAGTCCAGAAATCCCGGGGCAAAAGTGCCAAGCTCAGTCCCCAAAAGCCCGAGATTCAGCCGGGCTCTCCCAATCAGAGAGAGCTGCGCAGTAAAGAAACCCCAGAGAAGACCCTTCCCATGAGGTCGGGGCCAGAAAGGGACCTCATGCTCCCGTGCAAAGAGGAGCCCGGGCTGAACTGTCAGATCGAAGACCTGCCGTTCATGTCTACTACAGAGATGTACCTCTGTTGCTGGAACCaacctcctctgtctcctctgcgTGAGACTTCCTCTAAAAAGGAAGAAGAGGTGGCCA TTCCATCGTGGAGGGAAAATCACATAGAGCCTTTGGAAGAGGACTACTCCTTTATTCCCTCTGAG CCGCTGGatgacaatgtgtttttaaaacgcCACGCGAAGCtggagttggatgagaagaggaggaaaag GTGGGACATCCAGCGAATCAGAGAGCAGCGCATGTTTCAGCGTTTGCAGCAGCGCATGAACAGGAAGAAAGTCGTCCCTGAGACTGAGCCGGAGCTCTCGTCCTTCTATCCCGACACTGAAGATG TTGAAACTATAGTGATCACGCCCTTCTTGCCTGTTGTTGCATTTGGCCGGCCGTTGCCCAAACTCTCACAACA GAACTTCGAGCTGCCTTGGCTGGATGAGCGAAGCCGATGTCGCATCGAGGTGTCAAAAAAACAGACCCCTCACCGGACCTGTCGGAAGTGA